The Apostichopus japonicus isolate 1M-3 chromosome 14, ASM3797524v1, whole genome shotgun sequence region CATCTTTTCTGATCGTCCGTAATTCCGACGACAATCCGTCTAGTATGAAACCTATTTTCGTCAAATCTTGATACAGGTGATGTTCCGTCAGGTAGGCGGGCTGTAAAGGCAGTGAGACGATAAAGGCATCACTTGCATCCGAAAATTGATCGCGGACGATTTCGTTAAATTTCGTATTCGGAATTTGTCGGAAAGTGTCGACGCGTCCAGACAGATGACCGCAACTTGCACGAACCGTCTTGTTACGTCTTATGACCAGGAATCTATCATAGGTTGTCATGTCGTTGTAATTTTCGTAGAGTAATTTAACAGTTATAAGCTCCCTTTCAGAAGAGTCAGTTGTCGTGGGGCTGGACTTCTTCGAGGGGACAGCTGGTTTATCAAGTTGGCTAGACTTTTCACCAGCTCCAAGTTTCAGCTTTTGAGAATGACGAGTTTTCAGTTCGTGCAATAAATCGACCAACTTTGGGAGTTCGTAGAATGTCGCCTCGTCGGATAGCATGTCGAGTTCGTTAAATCCTTCGGGGAGGACGAGATAGCCTCGTCTTAAATAATTGAGGATATGACGAAAGAGTTCCCCGTCACGATCGATAAACACTCTGCCGTGTTCGTCTTTTGTTATCGCCACCGGGGCGGCATATTTAAAGACGGAGCCGAGCATTGAGGAAGGAAATCGCGTAAGCGTTCCTCTTGTTGTGGTGTACAATGAACCTCCCACGTTAAGTGTTACAAATGCTTCCATATCTGCAgtgaaatatttataattatgaaaGGTTATAAGTATAGTCACTAACACGCACGGGCAGAAAAAGAGACTTTCGATGATTTATCAAGACCAACATTTACTCACGAGAAATTATCAAGATACAGGCTTTACATATAAACGGTTGCGACTTGAAAGGAAAAGTGATGCTGTTGCAGAAAACACAAAGTAAAAATGTATTCAACGTTGGTGGTAATCTGTCGTTCTTCTACACTTTGTGCGGACTACATATCCATACTACCTTGGACAGTCCGTTACGAAAAAGTAGCATTCATAAATTAAATTGTTGTATCGTTGTTCAGTATTGACTCCGAAACTGGAGTTTTGTGAGGATTTTTTTAGGTATTGACAGAACAACTCTGTATGAATGTTAAATTTGTAGAAACGTTGGGAATCTAGACGTCCTTATTACATAATAACTCCCTAATCACCCgcagaagaaaacaacaaataatttCAACTATGAACAAGAGGAGCCACGTTCAAATTTGATCAGACGATGAGATACTTGTCGCTAATTGGTCACAACATGAAAAGGTGATAAAAATACCATCTAAAACGCTGAACGCTCCTCAAAAATGTATATCTGTTGCAGCATTCAAATGGTAATCCTTGGCAACAAGTTAGTTGATCAGGCTAGTGGGCAAACCATTCCGAAATAAtttccaaaacaataaagaCGTGGAGACTATAGAGCTGCATTATTGTGTTCGTTTGTAGGTCTCGAATCACGAAATACTCCTGCACGTTCTATCCGTGAGATGTTATCTGTTAAACCACAGTCAAACAATCTTCAAAATCTTAGACCATATGTTAGGATAATACCTTCTGCtgaatgtatatacatatattattattgcaCCAGATCAGCGAACAGTATGCCGTGCATGACCGTAAgctttattataatttatactgCAATTCTCATCACCACACTGTTAGTTGTGGGATAGTATATTGACTGCTTTTgaatgctgttttttttttgtttcttttagaaTCCAGCCATGCATGAAGACCGTAAAAATTAAAGCAATATCACGGAGTTAGCAAGAATAAGCGCTATGAATTGACTTGCAATTTGCAATAAGCTGTCACGTGATGGCATCTGCGCTTGTGCGTGTCATACTTCCGGGTCAGGTCAAATGATACAATTGTTTGTACATATAGAACATGAATGGCATTGACTGGCAAATTATCGAACTGGTAAATAAATCGCCATATTGTTGATTATAGAACACATACACAGAGCATGTCTCAATATAGGTCTATAGATGCCAAGCGTTAAAGTTACGTGACTTCTTTTGAAACTCTACAGAATAGCTTAACTGCAGTGAGCAAATTGGATAATTGTAATCACGTGACTGAAAACAGGGTTTCATATTTGTGATCTTTTTCAATCATACTGCTTTAAATAATGCAATGAAGCAACCTccaataataaatataaaaaatcacACGTTACTTAAAAATGGATAAAATATGTTTCGATTTACATATACAGCCACCTAAATCGCATGCATGTGTGAAATTAAGTCTATTTCAGTGAATACAATCGCTTGTGTCCCGTCTGAAATCGATATGCATAAATTCATACACGAAAAAAAGTACAATGAACAGAGATATGGAGCGCCTGCTTGTGCCGTCGAATGCATTATAAACGGGCTTCGTAATCCTTCCGTGAACAGAAAATTTAGTGTTCGGCTGCGGTTATATAGGTTTACTAAACGTTAAATATTAATGTACGCATGATTTggtgaaaaaaagaaatgaaaaatgaaagctGGTTAACGATTTAAAGGTCGTCCGTATTGACCCCAAAAGTTTAGTGCGCTTAAAAATTGCTAGAATTTTACAACATTGTTTTCCTGGTTCAGGTTCCGAATCTCCTATATAGGTTATTACATCGAAAAGTGATAAATCAGAAAATACAATCATTTCAGTGCCGAGGAAGAAATACATTTAGGGTTGCagtaaaataattgttgaaTTTGGAGCATATAGCTGACCATTAATTGACTTTTTACCATATTTGGGACCAAAACTAATATGACCTCCGTCGGAGTTATAAAACATAGGGGAAATGTAGGGGGCGGGCGGGTGAGGGCGTTTTATGAATTCATAAAACTGTGTCAGAGAATGAATGGAGTAATAGGATGTCACTCCAGCTTTGTTTGGTAACGTCACTTGAAGCACGGAATTAGTGGCGCTCTTCTAAAACCCAACTAGGGGGAGAGAAAATCA contains the following coding sequences:
- the LOC139979962 gene encoding uncharacterized protein, coding for MEAFVTLNVGGSLYTTTRGTLTRFPSSMLGSVFKYAAPVAITKDEHGRVFIDRDGELFRHILNYLRRGYLVLPEGFNELDMLSDEATFYELPKLVDLLHELKTRHSQKLKLGAGEKSSQLDKPAVPSKKSSPTTTDSSERELITVKLLYENYNDMTTYDRFLVIRRNKTVRASCGHLSGRVDTFRQIPNTKFNEIVRDQFSDASDAFIVSLPLQPAYLTEHHLYQDLTKIGFILDGLSSELRTIRKDDGDEMLLSYKYLLFGRPRNTGIRP